Within Quercus lobata isolate SW786 chromosome 5, ValleyOak3.0 Primary Assembly, whole genome shotgun sequence, the genomic segment accaaggttgtcaaaatcggaatcctacgtaggatcgtgGGAGGTAGGTAGGATCGTGGATCGTAGGATCGGAtcgtggatcgtaagatcctacattatttgagaaaaaaacaaaaaaatacacattgttatgttaaataatcacataaattatacatttattGATATAATTACCATACATCACTACATTCATTTGTAAACATTATTTAAAGAtgccaaaaacctcaaaatatGATACTCtattagaatattttttatttgagtctaATTGACACTCTCTATACATTAGAGTGGAAAAACTTGGTCtattgggattttatttttaatttgggtcaAACTGAGCCTTTtgtcaagttaaagaagattatAAGAAACCAAGGTTGTTTGGGATCGTCAGAATCGTACAATCCTACCGATCTTAAACGATCGCAAAAATCCTTGAAAGATTTAGATTGTTTTAGGtaggtgggatcgtaaaatcgtagGATCGTAAGATCCAGATcggattttgacaaccatgaggtaaacaacaaataatattgaATAAGCAATATAACTtagcaaaattatatatttatatgtactTTTCCTATAATAATTTTGCAATTGAGGctttgtttaaaatattttacattgaaaatattttcattttatggtgtttggttgcatatttgaaaattcatttaCAAGTGCCTATTtcaaggttaaaaaaaaaaaaaaaaaaaccccaaatttgcAAGGACACTAGTagagatctataaattttttgtgtGACAAGGCCTAGTAGTGGAGATGTGtgcaaaacaaaaccaaatctaaagggcctaggaaaaaaaaaaaaaaatccctaaattAGCATCAAACAACAAAACAGCAAAACAATTGCTCTATGAAAGTCATGAGCATAGTTTTCAGAACCGGACCGGATCGGGAGGTCGGACCGTGAAAATCGGGAACCGggatgaaaatcagttttttaagcataaagaaccggattttttgttaaatccGTGAACCGCTAAAAgcggggttggaccgcacgaactggtgagaaccgtgcggtccaaccccttagcaatttttttttttttttttattctacttaattaaattatccatctcttacaaggaataaaaaaaaattataattaaaatccttcaaagatatttaattttacttcaaaaattaatcataaattttaatgttttcatggttattattttattttattaattttcttatttaattattaaatatatgctttaaaatcattaaatttctctcacatatatagatatattgtcaattttgctagttttataaatttaatatctatatttaggctttaattaattattaaattaattatgacgtcattaCGGTTCGACCTCAGTTTGACCTCGATTCGActtcaaaaaccttgaacctcccttttacggttcaatgaacggtccgggtctgaaaaccttggtCATGAGCAGCCGTACATGCAGGTAATTACTTCCATCTCTAAGAAGAGTGAGTGGCTTTGAAGGTTGTGCTGCGGGTGAGTGCTCTCCCTATCTGTGGCTTGGGCTAGAGTTAGGAGTGGTTGTTCTATGAATGTGATCTCTACGTGTAAGAGAttgtaaaatgtaaaatgttttaccaaaattttaagcgtaaaatattttacttcttcTTGCCTTAATTTTACAGTTtgaccagaaaatattttatagttgactagattttacaacaaaacaaacatggtaaaatgtgtaaaatattttattgaaaatattttacttcgaaacaaacagagcgtgaATCAACTATATGGTACAAACAAAATTAGAAGATGCAACTAGGTTgacatctttcttttcctttgacAAATAGGTTGCAAAGATGCAAGAgagataaaaactaataaacacaaaaaattctacatttttttttttttttatggaactaaaatattaaacaaaatacAATGCAACAGATTGCATCTTATTGTAACCTTATGACATTTTCTATCTATAAATACTAAAATGACAATAACTTACCAAGGTAAACTAAAAAGATACCAAGCAACAAATATCTTCCATATGTGCCTCcatgaataaaatttgaaaatttaatggGAGAATAATCTTGTTTCAAGAATATTTCAATCTAATATCTCACATGAATTGATTGTCGTACATTTCTACTTTTAAGAATCCAGAAGATAGTAATTGACTACATTTTCGCTTTGATAAGTTCATCCCTCATATTGATCATATTTCTATTGCCATCAAAATCCGAAATAACATCAACGACACAATATTCCTACATAATGCAATGCATTTTCTAATGAAACTGTCATTTATTACaggaacttcttttttttttggtcaataagGAAATATCATAAAAACTAGGAACAAACAAGTCTGTTATAACACAAGCTAGCTTTATCATTAGCTAGGATTCTTTCCACCACAGACGGTGTattcaaaaaaacaacaaaagagttTACATTGTTTGCGCCCATTTTGGCCATTGCATCCGCACATTGGTTGGCCTCCCTATATATGTGCTTTATCTGCATGTTGGGGAACTCCTTCACTAGGTTCCTGCAATCATTAAGCAAAAGTTTCAAAGTCAAGTTGGTGGTATTATTGTTTAAGAGTAATACAACACTTAATGCATCCAGCTCTACAATGATGTTGTGCAGCCCCATTTCCTTAGCAAGTAAAAGACCATCCCTCACAGCCCATAGTTCAGCCACACAACTGTTGGTGCTACCAAGAGACCTAGCATAACCTTTCAACCATTTCCCCTCATGGTCTCTAATCACTCCGCCCCACCAGCACGTCCTAGGCTGCTAAGAGCTGAACCATCTGAATTTAGCTTCACCCAACCCGCTGCAGGTTTCTCCCATCCCATGGCCACAACAGATTTGACTTTAGGCAATTTAGCATTCAGCCCTATAGAGAAGAACTCTACACTATCCTTAATACTCTTACTGAAACAAGACCGGTTCACCTTGCCggatttgaaaagaaaagtgtttCTATGCAACCATAGCTGCCACACTCCCATGGGAAACACAATCTTCCAAGGAATGCCCATTCTACTGTGATTGATTTCTGCCTTACAGTTGACTTCAAGCCATCTACTAACCGGTAAACTAAAAGTATCCCTTAGACACATCGGGAATTGAATTTGCTGCCAAAAGTCACGAGCAAACCAACAGCCCCTCAAGAGATGATCCATAGTTTCCATGCTTTGAAGACAGATTTTGCAGATGGGGTCAAGACTTAAACCCCTTGAACCCAAAACTTCCTTGGTGGGCACGCTATTTTGAAGACACAGCCATAGAAAAAACTGAACCTTAGGATAAGTTTCAGCATTCCACACCCAATCCACTGTAATAGTATCAAGGTTCAAAGGGTTTAAATCCCTTGCCAACAAGTATGCAGATTTCAAGGAGAAAAAACCATTTTTGGAAAAGGCCCAATGAAGTGAATCCTCAACTTCTGGGCTGCAAGACAGCGGAGTAGCTTTGATGACACTGAGAATGTGTTCCGGCAGATCAAAAGAAAGACATTGAGCTTGCCATTCATGGTTTTGATTAAAACATTGCTTCACCGTAATGAGATTATCATGCCGGTTTAAAGGCCCTTCAATTATGTTTTTCAAAGGACCAATAGGAAGCCAAAAATCATCCCACACCTTTACTTTCTCCCCATTCCTCACTGACCATTTTAGCCCCTTGACATAGACTGGTCCACCCTTCTTGCAAGCTGCCCAAATAGAGGAGCAAGGAAGCTTATTACCTTCATCACTTAATCTGCTGGGCGAGAGGTATTTAGCCACCAGCATCTTCGCCCAAGGTGCTTCCTGCTCACAAGCTAATCTCCAGCAAAGCTTTGCTAACAAAGCACAGTTCCTATCCCTCATATTATGCAGCCCCAGCCCTCCAAGTTCTTTGGGTAGTGTCACAGTCTCCCATCTAACCAGATGCAGCCTCCTTTTTTCCTCAGTTGAACCCTAAAGAAAGTCTCTTTGAAGCTTATCAATTTGGTTGCAAACTTTAACAGGCAGCAAATGGCATTGCATATAATATTCTGCCACAGGAGCCGCGGAGGATTTAACAAGAACCAGCTTACCAGCCCTTGATAACAGTTTAGATCTCCAACCATCCAGCTTACTTTGGATCTTGTTAACCACAAAATTAAAGGCATTCCCCACTCTTCCTTGGTTAATAATGGGAAAACCAAGGTATTTACCTAGGTTAGTGGTTGCGGCAATACCCAATCTCCTACAAATGCCTCTCGCCCTTCCTCTAGTCACATTAGGAGAAAAAAGAACCTTAGATTTGGTATAGTTAACTTTCTGCCCAGCCAGGTTGCAGAAATTGTCAAGAAATTCAATGATAGCTTCGCAGTTTTTGTAGTCTGCTTTGGCAAACAGCATCAAGTCATCAGCGAAAAATACGTGAGAAAAGCTCAGACCACTTCTAGAAGCCCTTACTTTATCCCACCTTCTATCCTCACACATACCAGTGATTTGGGCTCCAAGAAACTCCATACACAACAGAAAAAGATAGGGAGAGATGGGATCTCCCTGTCTTATTCCTCTTGAAGGTTGGAAAGACTTAAGTTTGCTACCATTGAACAATAGCGCTGTGGTAGTGGAGGAGACACAACTCAATATCAACTTTATCATATTCTCTGGAAAACCAAAATGTTCAAGCACCATTTTAATGAACGACCACTCTAGGCGGTCATAGGCCTTTTCAAGATCAATCTTCACAACCATGAACCCTGTCCTCCCCTTCCTCTTCCTAAGAGAGTAAATTAATTCTTGGGCAATTATGACGTTATCTGAACCCCTTCTGCCTTCAATAAAAGCTGTCTACATTGGAGAAATCAAGGATGGTAGCAAGTGACGAATCctcaaaacaataatttttgcaATAACCCTGTATATCGTGTTGCAAAGGCTTATGGGCCTATATTGATTAACAGTTTCTGGACCAGATTGTTTAGGAATCAAAACAATTAAGGTCTGGTTAAGATACTCCGGAACTTTTTGCTTCCTAAACACTTCTTTGATTTCCTTTTTAACCGATTCCCCCACCACTAACCAGAACCTCTGGAAAAAACCCGCATGAAGCCCGTCAACACCAGGAGCTTTGTAGGGCTTCATTGTTTTGAGAGCATTCCAAATTTCCCCATCCAAAGGAATATCATCCATACTAACAGCATCTTCATGGCTGAGCTTGGCACACCAATCCGATCTCCATTGGGGGGCAATAGGACAAAACACTTGTTCGGATTTATACAACTTCTTAAAACTTGTACTAAAAATTTCCTTCACTTCTTCAATATTGTGACACCATTCACCCTCATTATTTTGTATACTGGTAATTTTATTCTTGCTTCTTCTGCGGAGCGTGGAAATGTGAAAGTACGAAGTATTCCTCTCCCCCAAAATAATCCAATTAGTTCTGGATTTCAAAGCCCACAGCTCCTCTTCTAGCTGGCTGATAGAGTTATATTCTTCAGTCAAAAAATCTTGTAAATTAATCAAAAAACCATTTGGACAGGTAGCTAAGGCTTTTTGGGTACCTAATAACCTggccaaaattttcttttttctaacaaaaacatTCCCAAACACTACTCTGTTCCATCTTTGAGCTTTGGTCGAGAAGCTAGAGATTGCTTCAGCTAAATTCTCTTCCCTACCAGCCCAAGCATCCCTCACAACAGTTGGGAAGTCACTGTGGCTCAGCCAAATTGACTGAAATCTAAAAGGCCTGTCAGCAGTGGACCCCAAAAAAGGATTCAAACTAAGCAGAAGAGGACAGTAATCTGAATTTATCCTGGCTAAGTGGGTGACGTTAGCTTCCGGATATAATTCCTTCCAACTCGGATTAACCCAACATCTATCAAGTCTACACTGTATCAAATTACCCAATTCCCTCTTATTAGTCCAAGTATATTTTGGGCCTGAAAACCCTAGGTCCATCATCCTACAATCATCCATACATTCCTTAATGGCCCTAACCCTTCTCTGGCAGATTGGATTCCCCCTATATTTCTCATCCTCAGACAAAACTTCATTAAAGTCCCCCATAAGGGCCCAAGGTAAATCATGCATGTTAGCTAACATCCTAAGATTATTCCAAACAATGCATCTTTCTTCAAAACGAGGACTGGCATAAATTGCACTAATTAACCAGCATAGAGTTTGAGACCTTACCCATATCAATGCATGAATCTCTTGCTCTGTAGCTGCCAGGACATCCACATTCACCAAGTCTGAACGCCACAGCAACCATATTCCTCCAGCAAATCCAATGGTGTCAGCCACTGCATGCCCATCAAAAGGAAGGGTTTCAATGATCTCAGCTGCTCTAGCACCACTCATCCTGGTTTCAATGATCACCATAAGGATTGGTGCATGCCATTCCACCAAATCCATGACCGTCTTCCTGAATTGAGGTTTCATAGCACCTCTACAGTTCCAAATCAGAATGTTCATCATTTTATAATGAGTAGAGACAACATCCTCGTGAGCCAGAGAAGAAGAAACATCAGTGTTTCTCAATCTCCATACCTCCAACATCTCTTTCCTCGATTCCCAAATCCCCTTGATTAGAGTCACTGAGTGCATGATTATTCCCAAGTCCCCTTGTGTTGCCTTGGCTACAATCGTTCCGCTTAATCTGGGCTCGGCAAACTGGATCATTTTCACCCTGTGAAGGCTGCCCATCAACGAGCATTCCATCGGGAAGTTGATCAATTTCTTCATTTCTGAAATCACTGTCTCCGTCAACATCGCTTCTGCTTCCGATAGATATTTTTCCGAGTTCTGCATTACGGATCTTGTTGTTGATGGCCCTGAGTTTGTCATCGGAGTGCTTGGTACTGGAGGCTGATCCGTCAAAAACCTCCACCATGGGTTCGGCGTTGTGATCCACGCCTCGTCTTTCAAAGGCAAGTAACCCAGCTGCTTGCTTCTCTCCATTAGAGGAAAAATGTTCTTCCATGCCACCATCAGCTCTGTTTCGAACCAGCCCCACACCTCTGTTGGGTCTTGTCTTATCCACCGAATGGTTGAGTCGCTCACCGGTATGATCTTTCCTTTGTAGAGAATCCCCCACTTCTCCTTGCCTTCCATCACCGCTGCTATAATGTTTAGTTGCTGTATTCTCCTTTCCCGTTGGACTGCTACTCTCTATATGGGTCACTTTTAGGTTCAAAGAGCCAGAAAAACAAAACGGGCCTTGCTCTATATCAGACCCAAACACAAAAAGCCCACTCTTGCTGCTCTGGCCCACTTCTTTTGGTTGTAAACCAACTAATTTCGTTGCCTTCTGGTTAGTTCTGGAGCGTACTCCCTTATTTTTTGCTCCCTTGCCACTTTTTAGCTGACTATGATTGGACGTAACCATATCTTTCTGTGACACGACGGGTTGCGTGTGCAAGGATTTCCTTTTCCCATATCTTCTACTCATACTTGCTACACTAGGCTCGGCAGTGGTGGCTATGGAAGTTTGCGTCATCTGCACATCCGCCGTATGACTCATCGTCTGGACCCGTTGCACTGATCTAGCTCTATTATTCCCTTTCCTTCTATTAACAACCATCCATTCACCATATTCCTGCTGCacatcttcctttttcttcaacCCTTTTGCTTCTTGAGCACTTTGCATGCCGGTTTGGTCATCATTTTGCTCCCCTGTTTCTTCACCACTTCTGTCATGCCCCAAACCCGATTACccggatttgtgaccatgaccggcatgctaatatcaagcctaaacctgatattagcaagaaccaacttaacttttacaaaacttttgcaaaagcttctctttttcatttcagaataattttcttgtttctttacttcttgATATCATTTTTCACTTGATAGTCAGAGCATCTATACTGTACTCAAAGTATAACATAATCCACCAATCATTTAATTCCACACTTTCACATAATgcatctcttaatactttaaggtacaTAACTTTCtttagatcctaaaatacacaatacAACAAAACTAAACATCAAATTGCTAATTCAGGATCTATgcatataaaactaaaaccagctccttcccaaaactcgactaaggttccctctgctccaaaataaacctgctaactgaaagagtggaaggggtgagctacacagctcagtaaaggtaagatatatgagaattcaataaggatgcatgtaaatcagATCATTTCGTTCTATGAATATTTGAACaggagaacatcttttcatgcatagtattttatactattcataatagCTTATACGCTcttcatagaaaataattgttctccttttCTTATTAGGTTAACATTACCAAATCTTTTGGAttaaatttctttcattttctacAAAGTCACCAcatatattctcattacaaaataatcattttaacgTAAATCAATTATTTGACAACTTtgtattaaactagaaacatcttGACCCAATAAGAAAACCTTTCTTTATAAACCTCTTCTCATAGAATACTATAACTTTCATNNNNNNNNNNNNNNNNNNNNNNNNNNNNNNNNNNNNNNNNNNNNNNNNNNNNNNNNNNNNNNNNNNNNNNNNNNNNNNNNNNNNNNNNNNNNNNNNNNNNNNNNNNNNNNNNNNNNNNNNNNNNNNNNNNNNNNNNNNNNNNNNNNNNNNNNNNNNNNNNNNNNNNNNNNNNNNNNNNNNNNNNNNNNNNNNNNNNNNNNNNNNNNNNNNNNNNNNNNNNNNNNNNNNNNNNNNNNNNNNNNNNNNNNNNNNNNNNNNNNNNNNNNNNNNNNNNNNNNNNNNNNNNNNNNNNNNNNNNNNNNNNNNNNNNNNNNNNNNNNNNNNNNNNNNNNNNNNNNNNNNNNNNNNNNNNNNNNNNNNNNNNNNNNNNNNNNNNNNNNNNNNNNNNNNNNNNNNNNNNNNNNNNNNNNNNNNNNNNNNNNNNNNNNNNNNNNNNNNNNNNNNNNNNNNNNNNNNNNNNNNNNNNNNNNNNNNNNNNNNNNNNNNNNNNNNNNNNNNNNNNNN encodes:
- the LOC115989006 gene encoding uncharacterized protein LOC115989006, with translation MEGKEKWGILYKGKIIPVSDSTIRWIRQDPTEVWGWFETELMVAWKNIFPLMERSKQLGYLPLKDEAWITTPNPWWRFLTDQPPVPSTPMTNSGPSTTRSVMQNSEKYLSEAEAMLTETVISEMKKLINFPMECSLMGSLHRVKMIQFAEPRLSGTIVAKATQGDLGIIMHSVTLIKGIWESRKEMLEVWRLRNTDVSSSLAHEDVVSTHYKMMNILIWNCRGAMKPQFRKTVMDLVEWHAPILMVIIETRMSGARAAEIIETLPFDGHAVADTIGFAGGIWLLWRSDLVNVDVLAATEQEIHALIWEPSEGVPQHADKAHI